Genomic DNA from Marinobacter sp. LV10MA510-1:
CGCAGCTGCCGGCGAAGTGGAACGGAGTGGCTGAGGACGAGCTGTTCGACATGCTCTTCGACTGCTTCTCGACCAAGCTCTATCTTGCAGCGTCACTCCCACCGATCAAGGCCACGATTGCCGAGGCGCTCGCCACTGCGGGTGCCAGGACAACCACCCTCGGCAACTACAACCCCGATCACTATCACTACAGCATCGACGACATCCTTGATGTCTCAGAGGAGCAGGCCGAACTCGAGGCGCTCCGGCGCTGGGCGATGGTGCTGCACAACCAACAGCCCTGGGACCGGAGCCAGGCCAGGCTGAAGCCGTTGGCCGAGATGCAGGATGACGACATCGTCGTGCTGTATTATCCGAAAGACCGCCACGTGCTCGACTTCATCAACCGCGAAAAAAGTGATACCACCGTCGCGAAGCAGGCGCCTACGCCCGATTCTGGCGTCGAGCCCGTGAGACCCTATCCGCCGCTGGTGATCGGCGACGATGCGCCGATCCAACCGAAGATCGAGGCGCTGGCAATTCGCAAGGGTGAGGTTATCTGCTCAAACGAGGATGTAGTCCGGAACTCCCCACCCTCGTGGTCGCCGATGAGCGCGGAGGAAATCGCCGACAAAACCGGTATCGAACGGCGCCGTTATACAGCCGAGCCGCTGGAGAATATCGCCCTTGAGGCCGCGCGGGCAGCGATGAAGCATGCCGGGCGCGGGCCAGAGGAGATCGGTGCAGTGCTGTTCTGCTCCTGTACCTCAAGCCGACTTATCCCGTCGACTGCCACCTGGCTCTCAGGCCAGTTGGGCATCATGCAGACCCATTGTTCAGCGGACATCGTTGCTGCGTGCGCCGGGTTCCCGTACGGCGTCGCCGAGTCCGTCCGCTTGCTGCGGGAGATCGAACGTCCGGTCCTGCTGGTCATGGCGGAGAAATTTTCGGACAAGATCGGCAATGCCCGACCGTCGCGGATGATCTTTGGCGACGGGGCCGCCGCCATGGTGATCGCACCGTCCGACGGTGAACGTAACATTCATGTGGTCCAGACCTATGCCAGCGGACCCTTCAGTCAGGTGAACTCCATCATCTGGCCGAATCACGACTTCGACAACGACATCACGGTCTATGGCCCCGAGGTTAAGGCGCTGGTCAAGCGCTACCTGAACCAGATGATGGGTGAGCTTTCCGAGCTCGGACTTAAGGTTGACATGATCGTGCCCCATCAAGCCAACAAGAAAATGATCATCGAGCTCGCCAAGCCCCAGGGGATCGACGCCAAGGACATTTACTTCAACATCACCGAAATCGGCAACGTCTCTGCGGCGAGCATCCCGATCGCGCTGGCCGACGCCGTCTTAGACGGGACGATCAGCAAACGGTCGCTAGTTTTCGCTCCGGCCTTCGGCGCCGGAGCCGTCGGTGGCTACGTTATTCTGTCGCTGGACTCGTCGATGGTTGCACCGGAGGTGACCACCGCCCCCGCCATGAGCCCATCACCGACTAAGGCGCATTCCTCGATTGAAGATATCAAGGAGGCGTTCCATACATAAGTTCTCATTTCAGCGAATTGACGAGCCGCACCTGTTGCGCCTTTCTCGCGCCGAAAGTGGGAAACGCTTGTGATCTGGCACCATGGGCATAGGGTAAAGGTGATTAGAAAAGGTATCTCATTGTGTGGAGGAAAGGGATATGAAGTGGATTATATTGATCATTATTGGCGCTGTTGTGGCCTTCTGGCTTTTTCGGGGCCGCGGTAGCAACAGCATTGAAGATCCTGAGGTGAAAATATTCGAGGAAAAGGATTACTACCTCACATCCGATGACAACTCATCCGATGACAAGTCCTCCTCTGGTGACAGCAACCCACGCCACTGAGTTGTTGCAGGAGTGCACGCGCAATGAAGACGGCGTTCGATACTGATCAGTTCCGCCTAAAAGAGGGGCGTTCTGTGGACCTCGGCCAGTGGCCGACGAGAGTGGATCCTTTTTACACATCGAAGAAGGACTATGAAAAGCGGCTCCACAGCCAGGTAACTGAGCTGAGCGACCTTCAAAAAATGCACTACGCCTCTAACCGCTACGCGATTCTGCTTATTTTTCAGGCGATGGATGCAGCCGGCAAAGACGGCGCTATTCGCCACGTGATGTCCGGTGTTAATCCTCAAGGCTGCCAAGTTTTCAGCTTTCAGCATCCCAGCGCCATGGAGCTGGACCACGACTTTCTCTGGCGCACAAACAAGGCAATGCCGGAGCGCGGTCGCATTGGCATTTTTAACCGCTCCTATTACGAGGAAGTGCTGATCGTGCGGGTGCATCCGGAAATCCTGCATGGCCAGAACTTGCCAGATTCATTACTGGACGAAAATATCATCTGGCGGGACCGATACCAATCCATCGCCGATATGGAAGCGCACTTGCACCGCAACGGCACGCGCATCTGCAAGTTTTTCCTGCATCTTTCCAAAGAAGAACAGCGCCAGCGATTCCTGGATCGCATTGATGAAGCCGATAAGAACTGGAAATTCAGCTTGGCTGATAGTGAAGAACGGAAATTCTGGGATGAATACATGAGTGCCTATGAAGCCTGCCTGAGCAACACCAGCACTGACGATTCGCCCTGGTATGTGGTTCCTGCTGACGACAAGAAGAACGCGCGACTAATCATCGCTCAGATCATCATCAACACGTTCAACAGCCTGCAGATGGCCTACCCAAAAGTTACCCCGGAGCGCCGGCGCGAACTGGAGCAGATACGCAAAACGCTATCCGACTGATTGGCTAGGGTACCAAAGGACCGTCGTGGCAAACGGGGTCTGACATATGACGTCGCCATAGATCGGATCTGGTTACCCCACGCTGGTGTCCGCCGGACCCTAGCTGTCGTCTAAATGTTTGCCCAGCATCGCGTGGTAAAGCTCCCGGTCGCCGATGGCGCCGGTGATTTGTCCGTCCTCTTCCACCAGCAGGCTATGACCGGTGAAGTACCGAATCTCCACGGCATCCCGCAAGGGGGTGTCTGGCGCGATGCGGGTGGGCTGCTGGGCCAGGCTTTCGATAGCCTGCCCTTCTTGCCAAAGCTGGGTCTGGAAGGTTTGGCCACCGCTGGTGACCACCGCTTTTTCCGCTACATCCGGTGTGTGCAGCCAGATACCGTAGCGTTTATTGATGCAACGATTACCGCTGGCGTCTTCCTGTATCTCCCCGATAGGCAACGCCAGGGAACGTGCGGCCAGAACGTTGAGCGGGTTGGTGCTGGCAACAAAGCTTTTGACGTAATCGTTCGCTGGTTCCAGCACAATTGCTTCCGGCTTGCCATGTTGAACGATCTGACCGTCCTTCATAATCGCAATGTGCGAGCCCAGCTTTAGTGCTTCATCCAAGTCATGACTGACGAACACAATCGTTTTCTGCAGTTCTTCCTGCAGGGTCAGCAGTTCGTCTTGCAACTGGTTACGAATCAGCGGGTCAAGGGCAGAGAATGGCTCGTCCATCAGCAGAATTTCCGATTCCGTTGCCAATGCCCGGGCCAGCCCCACCCGCTGCAGCATACCGCCGGACAGCTCAGCCGGTCTGGACTTTGCCCAACCGGAAAGGCCAACCAGCTCCAATTGACGCGCGACTTTTTTGCGGCGCTCGGCCTTGCCCAGGCCCTGCAGCTCCAGACCAAAAGCGACGTTGTCTTCCACTGTTAGCCAGGGCATCAGGGCGAAGTTCTGAAACACCATGGAAATGCGACGGGTACGAATGTCCCGCTGAACTTTATCGTTGGCCTGGGTGAAATCCACCATCTCACCATCGTGCCGAATGCGAATGGCACCACTGGTGACATCGTTCAAACCGTTAACACAGCGCAACAAGCTGGATTTGCCGGAACCGGACAGCCCCATCAAAACGCAAATCTCACCTTTCCTGACACTCAGGCTGGCGTTCTGCACACCGACTACTAATCCGGTCTGGTCACGGATAGCGGCCCGGTCAAGGCCCTGTTCAATCAGCGGCAGCGCGCGTTTGGGATTTTTGCCGAAGACGACATTTACATTCTCAAATTCGATCATGATGACGTCTCCTTAGCATCACTTTGGCGGAAGAACCGATCCATCCAGATGGCCAGCAGCACAATCGCCAGACCGGCTTCAAAGCCTTTGCCGATATCGACCGTATTCAAAGCCCGAACCACCGGGACACCCAAGCCATCGGCGCCAACCAAAGCAGCAATAACAACCATTGAGAGCGACAACATGATGCACTGAGTAATACCGGCCCCAATGGAGCTCATGGCAGCGGGTAGCTCAACCTTGAACAACAGTTGCCGGTTGGTGCAGCCAAAGGCCTTGCCCGCCTCGACCAATTCTTTCGGCACCTGGGAGATGCCCAGGTGAGTCAGCCGCACCGGTGCGGCGATGGCAAAGATCACGGTTGAAATCACGCCAGGAACCACCCCTAAACCGAACAAGGTCAGCGTCGGGATCAGGTAAACAAAGGGTGGAATGGTTTGCATCAGATCCAGCACCGGCTGCAGGAATTTGTACAGCCAACGGCTATGAGCCGCATAAATGCCCAAAGGAATGCCGATCACCACACACAACAGGGTGGCGTACAACACCAGTGACAGCGTCGCCATGGTGTCTTCCCAGTAACCAATATTCCAAATTAGTAAAAAGCTGAAGGCGGTAAAAACGGTCAATCCCCAACGGCGATGACGAAGGTGTGCCGCCACAGTAAAAAGCAATACCATAGCGCCAGGCGGTACCCATAACAGGGCATCGGTCAGGCCGTGGATCATGCTACTCAGGGTATCGGAAACAGTGTCAAAAAAGCCGCTGAAATTAACGACCAGAAATTCAACAATGCCTTCGACGAAGTCGCCGAAAGGCAGTTGGTGCTCAGTTATCCAGCTCATGGCGTTCAGTCTTGTTGGGTGCAGGCCTTGGCCGACACCGGAAATGGGAGGTGTTCGTTACAAAATCGGGCGCTCTGAACCGGTCAGTTCAGAGCGCCACCAAAGTATTCTCTAAAGTATTCTCTACAAAATTCCCATTAGTGCTTTCTTCAGTATTACTTGAGGAACGCCTTAACGGCAGGCAGCGCTGCATC
This window encodes:
- a CDS encoding ADP-polyphosphate phosphotransferase — translated: MKTAFDTDQFRLKEGRSVDLGQWPTRVDPFYTSKKDYEKRLHSQVTELSDLQKMHYASNRYAILLIFQAMDAAGKDGAIRHVMSGVNPQGCQVFSFQHPSAMELDHDFLWRTNKAMPERGRIGIFNRSYYEEVLIVRVHPEILHGQNLPDSLLDENIIWRDRYQSIADMEAHLHRNGTRICKFFLHLSKEEQRQRFLDRIDEADKNWKFSLADSEERKFWDEYMSAYEACLSNTSTDDSPWYVVPADDKKNARLIIAQIIINTFNSLQMAYPKVTPERRRELEQIRKTLSD
- a CDS encoding 3-oxoacyl-ACP synthase III family protein, whose protein sequence is MKPFRLNKHGKLVFPSSIFIELDFSIITDLNQLKAIIRRDFEVKAPTGTEIAERAAAGGYATRYDLLRDIGLHLFWANRYALVMYDKQPMRWRDVPRNRDDVFVPLLQPLEGREARSAGIRDAYAQLPAKWNGVAEDELFDMLFDCFSTKLYLAASLPPIKATIAEALATAGARTTTLGNYNPDHYHYSIDDILDVSEEQAELEALRRWAMVLHNQQPWDRSQARLKPLAEMQDDDIVVLYYPKDRHVLDFINREKSDTTVAKQAPTPDSGVEPVRPYPPLVIGDDAPIQPKIEALAIRKGEVICSNEDVVRNSPPSWSPMSAEEIADKTGIERRRYTAEPLENIALEAARAAMKHAGRGPEEIGAVLFCSCTSSRLIPSTATWLSGQLGIMQTHCSADIVAACAGFPYGVAESVRLLREIERPVLLVMAEKFSDKIGNARPSRMIFGDGAAAMVIAPSDGERNIHVVQTYASGPFSQVNSIIWPNHDFDNDITVYGPEVKALVKRYLNQMMGELSELGLKVDMIVPHQANKKMIIELAKPQGIDAKDIYFNITEIGNVSAASIPIALADAVLDGTISKRSLVFAPAFGAGAVGGYVILSLDSSMVAPEVTTAPAMSPSPTKAHSSIEDIKEAFHT
- the choV gene encoding choline ABC transporter ATP-binding protein, with amino-acid sequence MIEFENVNVVFGKNPKRALPLIEQGLDRAAIRDQTGLVVGVQNASLSVRKGEICVLMGLSGSGKSSLLRCVNGLNDVTSGAIRIRHDGEMVDFTQANDKVQRDIRTRRISMVFQNFALMPWLTVEDNVAFGLELQGLGKAERRKKVARQLELVGLSGWAKSRPAELSGGMLQRVGLARALATESEILLMDEPFSALDPLIRNQLQDELLTLQEELQKTIVFVSHDLDEALKLGSHIAIMKDGQIVQHGKPEAIVLEPANDYVKSFVASTNPLNVLAARSLALPIGEIQEDASGNRCINKRYGIWLHTPDVAEKAVVTSGGQTFQTQLWQEGQAIESLAQQPTRIAPDTPLRDAVEIRYFTGHSLLVEEDGQITGAIGDRELYHAMLGKHLDDS
- the choW gene encoding choline ABC transporter permease subunit encodes the protein MSWITEHQLPFGDFVEGIVEFLVVNFSGFFDTVSDTLSSMIHGLTDALLWVPPGAMVLLFTVAAHLRHRRWGLTVFTAFSFLLIWNIGYWEDTMATLSLVLYATLLCVVIGIPLGIYAAHSRWLYKFLQPVLDLMQTIPPFVYLIPTLTLFGLGVVPGVISTVIFAIAAPVRLTHLGISQVPKELVEAGKAFGCTNRQLLFKVELPAAMSSIGAGITQCIMLSLSMVVIAALVGADGLGVPVVRALNTVDIGKGFEAGLAIVLLAIWMDRFFRQSDAKETSS